From Panicum hallii strain FIL2 chromosome 2, PHallii_v3.1, whole genome shotgun sequence, a single genomic window includes:
- the LOC112882182 gene encoding O-fucosyltransferase 31-like, with protein MGWGRGRPGLTLKMGLIGPRSPDHSREKSHSSVHACGLLFSFSSTFPTEKRSREEMRRASPSPSPARGPAVFAAAFVVLPPALFPRMFSPLGHAFPSLFSEWNAPKPMHPSLLNEALRWAIPAEQKRELWSPLPYQGWKPCLKSSISHALPLEPSGYIQVFLDGGLNQQRMGICDAVAVAKILNATLVIPHLEVNPVWKDSRCF; from the exons ATGGGGTGGGGGAGGGGGAGACCTGGGCTCACACTCAAAATGGGCCTAATAGGCCCACGAAGCCCAGATCATTCTCGTGAAAAATCTCACAGCTCAGTCCACGCTTGTGggcttctcttttctttctcctcgaCTTTCCCCACCGAAAAAAGAAGCAGGGAGGAGATGCGGAGGGCGTCACCTTCGCCGTCTCCGGCGAGGGGCCCGGCGGTCTTCGCCGCCGCGTTCGTGGTGTTACCGCCGGCCTTGTTCCCGAGGATGTTCTCTCCGCTCGGCCACGCCTTCCCTTCCCTCTTCTCG GAGTGGAATGCACCTAAGCCAATGCATCCTTCTCTTTTAAATGAGGCTTTGCGATGGGCAATT CCAGCTGAGCAGAAGAGAGAGCTCTGGTCACCCTTGCCATACCAGGGGTGGAAACCATGCTTAAAGTCATCAATTTCTCATG CATTGCCTCTGGAGCCAAGTGGGTACATACAGGTATTTCTTGATGGTGGACTTAACCAGCAAAGAATGGGG ATATGTGATGCAGTTGCAGTTGCAAAAATTCTTAATGCTACTCTTGTGATCCCACATCTTGAAGTAAACCCTGTTTGGAAGGACTCAAGGTGCTTCTGA
- the LOC112881611 gene encoding probable calcium-binding protein CML47, with protein MDMASASAPTTSSHNISLAQAVLTLSINAVLVFLTAVIKSATSSSSSSRRREAAPAPTPAAAAAPPSPSPAPAKPATIAMDVVLGVMGAGGAAVSVGFEEAAALFDEEEATVEEARAAFAVFDRDGDGFIDAAELRTVLGSLGFGPAGAAECQSMIDAYDEDRDGRIDFSEFVKLMETSS; from the coding sequence ATGGACATGGCCTCCGCGTCCGCGCCCACCACGTCCTCCCACAACATCTCCCTGGCGCAGGCCGTGCTGACGCTCTCCATCAACGCCGTCCTCGTCTTCCTCACCGCCGTCATCAAGTCCGccacctcatcctcctcctcgtcccgCCGCCGCGAGGCTGCCCCCGCCcctactcctgccgccgccgccgcacccccgTCGCCATCCCCGGCTCCGGCTAAGCCCGCCACCATCGCCATGGACGTGGTGCTCGGGGTgatgggcgccggcggcgccgccgtgtCGGTGGGGTTCGAGGAGGCCGCGGCGCTGTTCGACGAGGAGGAGGCGACCGTGGAGGAGGCCCGCGCCGCGTTCGCGGTCTTCGACCGCGACGGCGACGGGTTCATCGACGCCGCGGAGCTCCGGACCGTGCTCGGGTCGCTCGGGTTcggccccgccggcgccgcggagTGCCAGAGCATGATCGACGCGTACGACGAGGACAGGGACGGCAGGATCGACTTCAGCGAGTTCGTCAAGCTCATGGAGACGAGCTCGTGA